One genomic segment of Aquamicrobium lusatiense includes these proteins:
- a CDS encoding ABC-F family ATP-binding cassette domain-containing protein, whose amino-acid sequence MAPPLLNLAGIRLTFGGTPLLDGADLTVAPGDRIALVGRNGSGKSTLLKIAAGLAEAQDGEVFRQPTATIRYLAQAPDMDGFATVRTYVEAGLGPADDPYRATYLLEHLGLSGDEAPGELSGGEARRAALARVMAPEPDILLLDEPTNHLDLNVIEWLEEELIRSSSALVIISHDRRFLERVSRATVWLDRGQTRRLDRSFAHFEEWRDQILEEEERDQHKLGRQIAREEHWLRYGVTARRKRNVRRLGELQTLRQRHRTYRGAEGAATMVASDAAESGKLVIEAKSISKSFGELTVVSDFSTRIQRGDRIGLVGPNGAGKTTLLKMLTGELKPDAGNVRLGVNLEIATLDQKREAADPNETLAHYLTDGRGESLIVNGEQRHVVSYMKDFLFKPEQARTPVRELSGGERARLLLARVLSRPANLLVLDEPTNDLDMETLELLQELVAGFAGTVILVSHDRDFLDRTVTSVIAPEGNGRWIEYAGGYSDMLSQRGTSKLDDRKLRARSSGDDDKPAARSQEAAKAASKKLSFKQKFALENLPKKIEAATDTINRLEDQIADPGFYDRDPTGFQKTIAALDKERAALAAFEEEWLELEMLREELEG is encoded by the coding sequence ATGGCTCCCCCGCTTCTCAATCTCGCCGGCATCCGCCTGACCTTCGGCGGCACACCACTACTCGACGGCGCTGACCTCACCGTCGCGCCCGGCGACCGCATCGCGCTGGTCGGGCGCAACGGTTCGGGCAAGTCGACACTTCTGAAGATCGCGGCCGGTCTGGCCGAGGCGCAGGACGGCGAGGTTTTCCGCCAGCCGACAGCCACCATCCGCTATCTGGCGCAGGCGCCCGACATGGACGGCTTCGCCACGGTGCGCACCTATGTCGAGGCAGGTCTCGGCCCCGCCGATGATCCCTACCGCGCCACCTATCTGCTCGAACATCTGGGCCTCAGCGGCGATGAAGCACCGGGCGAGCTTTCGGGCGGCGAGGCCCGCCGCGCCGCACTTGCCCGCGTCATGGCCCCGGAGCCCGACATTCTGCTGCTCGACGAGCCGACCAACCATCTCGACCTCAATGTCATCGAGTGGCTGGAAGAAGAGCTGATCCGCTCCTCTTCGGCGCTCGTCATCATCTCGCACGACCGCCGCTTTCTCGAGCGCGTCTCGCGCGCCACCGTCTGGCTCGATCGCGGCCAGACAAGGCGGCTCGACCGGAGCTTTGCCCATTTCGAGGAATGGCGCGACCAGATTCTCGAGGAAGAAGAGCGCGACCAGCACAAGCTTGGTCGCCAGATCGCGCGCGAGGAACACTGGCTGCGCTATGGCGTCACCGCCCGGCGCAAGCGCAATGTGCGCCGCCTCGGCGAATTGCAGACCCTGCGCCAGCGCCACCGCACCTATCGCGGCGCGGAAGGCGCTGCCACCATGGTGGCGAGCGACGCGGCGGAATCCGGCAAGCTGGTGATCGAGGCGAAGTCGATCTCGAAGAGCTTTGGCGAGCTGACCGTCGTCAGCGACTTCTCCACCCGCATCCAGCGCGGCGACCGCATCGGCCTCGTCGGCCCCAATGGCGCCGGCAAGACCACGCTGCTGAAAATGCTGACCGGCGAGCTGAAGCCGGACGCGGGCAATGTGCGCCTCGGCGTCAATCTGGAGATCGCGACCCTCGACCAGAAGCGCGAGGCCGCCGACCCGAACGAGACGCTCGCCCATTATCTCACCGACGGGCGCGGCGAGAGCCTGATCGTCAATGGCGAGCAGCGCCATGTCGTCTCCTACATGAAGGATTTTCTGTTCAAGCCGGAGCAGGCGCGCACGCCGGTGCGCGAGCTTTCGGGCGGCGAGCGCGCCCGCCTGCTTCTGGCGCGCGTGCTGTCGCGTCCGGCCAATCTTCTGGTGCTGGACGAGCCGACCAACGACCTCGACATGGAGACGCTGGAATTGTTGCAGGAGCTCGTCGCGGGCTTTGCCGGCACGGTCATCCTCGTCAGCCATGACCGCGATTTCCTCGACCGCACCGTCACCAGCGTGATTGCTCCTGAAGGAAACGGGCGCTGGATCGAATATGCCGGCGGCTATTCCGACATGCTCTCGCAGCGCGGGACCTCGAAGCTGGACGACCGCAAGCTACGCGCGCGCAGCTCCGGCGATGACGACAAGCCCGCCGCCAGATCGCAGGAAGCCGCGAAGGCCGCCTCGAAAAAACTGTCCTTCAAGCAGAAATTCGCGCTCGAAAACCTGCCGAAGAAGATCGAGGCCGCGACCGACACGATCAACCGGCTGGAAGACCAGATCGCCGATCCGGGGTTTTACGACCGCGACCCGACAGGCTTCCAGAAAACCATCGCCGCCCTCGACAAGGAGCGCGCGGCACTCGCCGCCTTCGAGGAGGAATGGCTGGAACTGGAAATGCTCCGCGAAGAGCTGGAAGGGTAA
- a CDS encoding thiamine diphosphokinase — translation MSRYTILLGGELVRTPALDRQIAGTRFIAADSGIRHAETLGIVPELWVGDFDSAPPDLPDHLASVPTQKFPADKDSTDGELAVDIALEQGATALVLAGAFGGARADHAFLHLALALRLAEAGTEVLLTSGTQEGRPLLHRKTTVFDYSDGTLFSILGFSELTGLTVHGAKWPLEAVRVPFGSSLTMSNEVRGRLGVGLEQGRALLVAHPLTSKEG, via the coding sequence ATGAGCCGATACACCATCCTTCTCGGCGGCGAGCTTGTCCGCACCCCCGCCCTCGATCGCCAGATCGCCGGCACGCGCTTCATCGCCGCCGATTCCGGCATCCGCCACGCCGAGACGCTCGGCATCGTTCCCGAGCTGTGGGTGGGCGATTTCGATTCCGCGCCGCCGGACCTGCCGGATCATCTGGCATCGGTGCCGACGCAGAAATTCCCTGCCGACAAGGACAGCACCGACGGCGAACTGGCGGTAGACATCGCCCTTGAACAGGGCGCGACCGCGCTGGTGCTGGCCGGCGCTTTCGGCGGCGCGCGCGCCGACCACGCGTTCCTGCACCTTGCGCTGGCGCTGCGGCTGGCAGAGGCGGGAACCGAGGTGCTGCTGACGAGCGGCACGCAGGAAGGCCGCCCGCTCCTCCATCGCAAGACCACAGTCTTCGATTATTCGGACGGCACGCTGTTCTCGATCCTCGGCTTTTCGGAGCTGACCGGCCTGACCGTGCACGGCGCGAAATGGCCGCTTGAAGCCGTGCGCGTCCCGTTCGGTTCGTCGCTGACGATGTCGAACGAGGTGCGCGGCCGGCTCGGCGTCGGGCTTGAACAGGGCCGCGCCCTGCTCGTCGCCCATCCACTTACTTCAAAAGAGGGCTGA
- the thiQ gene encoding thiamine ABC transporter ATP-binding protein gives MTQPAASGVEVRLDKVAFSYGETAFAFDVTFRPGCITAIMGPSGSGKSTLLNLVAGFEMPQSGRVLIGARDVTGDPPASRPVSMVFQENNLFAHLSAEQNVGLGRSPSLRLTDADRAAVAQALERTGLSGKGRRLPRELSGGERQRVALARVLVRERPVLLLDEPFASLGPALREDMLDLVAGLQAERNMTVLFVTHQPEDARRISHDMTFIEAGKPVASGPIGDFFGEAGPEAFRRYIGFS, from the coding sequence ATGACCCAACCGGCAGCATCCGGCGTGGAGGTCCGTCTGGACAAGGTGGCGTTCAGCTATGGCGAGACGGCATTCGCCTTCGATGTGACGTTCCGGCCGGGCTGCATCACCGCCATCATGGGGCCGAGCGGATCGGGCAAATCCACGCTTCTCAATCTGGTGGCCGGTTTCGAGATGCCGCAGAGCGGCCGGGTGCTGATCGGCGCGCGCGACGTGACCGGCGATCCGCCGGCGTCCCGGCCCGTCTCCATGGTGTTTCAGGAAAACAATCTGTTCGCGCATCTTTCGGCGGAGCAGAATGTCGGGCTCGGCCGCTCGCCGTCGCTGCGCCTCACCGATGCCGACCGCGCGGCGGTGGCGCAGGCGCTGGAGCGCACCGGGCTTTCCGGCAAGGGGCGGCGGCTGCCGCGCGAACTGTCGGGCGGCGAGCGCCAGAGGGTGGCGCTGGCGCGGGTTCTGGTGCGCGAGCGGCCGGTGCTGCTGCTCGACGAGCCCTTCGCTTCGCTGGGACCGGCCCTGCGGGAGGACATGCTGGATCTGGTGGCCGGTTTGCAGGCCGAGCGCAACATGACGGTTCTGTTCGTGACCCATCAGCCCGAGGATGCACGGCGCATTTCTCACGACATGACCTTCATCGAAGCCGGCAAACCCGTGGCGAGCGGCCCGATCGGCGACTTCTTCGGCGAGGCTGGACCGGAGGCGTTTCGGCGCTATATCGGGTTTTCCTGA
- the thiB gene encoding thiamine ABC transporter substrate binding subunit: MRTMLLSFLSVAAVLAAAPASAEGRLTIYTYDSFTAEWGPGPQVKANFEAECGCEVDFVSVADGVALLNRVKLEGASTKADIVLGLDTNLTAEARGTGLFVANGATPRVDVPGGWDDDMFVPYDYGYFAVVYDTEKLPNPPASLKELVEGDAKQKIVIQDPRTSTPGLGLLLWVRSVYGDEAGAAWGKLKDRVLTVTPGWSEAYGLFTKGEAPMVLSYTTSPAYHMIADKSDRYQAAAFAEGHYLQVEVAGITVTGAKNPLAGKFLAFMTGPGFQDAVPETQWMYPAAKTDKPLDPAFDKLVKPAKALQFSPQEVADNRKAWVDEWLSVMGR; this comes from the coding sequence ATGCGCACGATGCTCTTATCCTTTCTGTCGGTCGCAGCCGTGCTGGCCGCCGCACCGGCTTCGGCGGAAGGCAGGCTCACCATCTACACCTATGACAGCTTCACCGCCGAATGGGGCCCCGGCCCACAGGTGAAGGCGAATTTCGAGGCCGAATGCGGCTGCGAGGTCGATTTCGTCTCGGTGGCCGACGGGGTCGCCCTGCTCAACCGGGTGAAGCTCGAAGGCGCGTCCACCAAGGCCGACATCGTGCTCGGTCTCGACACAAATCTCACCGCCGAGGCGCGGGGCACAGGCCTGTTCGTCGCCAATGGTGCGACGCCGCGGGTCGACGTTCCGGGCGGCTGGGACGATGACATGTTCGTGCCCTACGACTACGGCTATTTCGCCGTGGTCTATGACACGGAAAAGCTGCCCAACCCGCCGGCCAGCCTCAAGGAACTGGTCGAAGGCGACGCGAAGCAAAAAATCGTCATCCAGGACCCGCGCACCTCGACGCCGGGGCTCGGCCTGCTTCTGTGGGTGCGCTCGGTCTATGGCGACGAGGCGGGTGCGGCATGGGGGAAGCTCAAGGACCGCGTGCTGACGGTCACGCCGGGCTGGAGCGAGGCCTATGGGCTGTTCACCAAGGGCGAGGCGCCGATGGTGCTCTCCTACACGACCTCGCCCGCCTATCACATGATCGCCGACAAGAGCGACCGCTATCAGGCCGCCGCCTTTGCGGAAGGGCATTATCTTCAGGTCGAGGTGGCCGGCATCACCGTTACCGGAGCGAAGAATCCGCTGGCCGGAAAGTTCCTCGCCTTCATGACCGGTCCGGGTTTCCAGGACGCGGTGCCGGAAACGCAGTGGATGTATCCGGCGGCGAAGACCGACAAGCCGCTCGACCCTGCCTTCGACAAGCTCGTGAAGCCGGCAAAGGCCCTGCAATTCAGCCCGCAGGAGGTCGCCGACAACCGCAAGGCATGGGTGGACGAGTGGCTGTCCGTGATGGGCCGGTAA
- the thiP gene encoding thiamine/thiamine pyrophosphate ABC transporter permease has translation MADRVASEYRDPRVAAGIVALAAISLLIGGAFAGLIVEGMRDLSGAIAAFDPYLFRVARFTLWQALLSTLLSVVPALFVARAFVRHPDFPGRGLILQLFAVPLALPALVAALGVLALYGRAGYFAGFLSMLGGETWPGIYGLSGILVAHVFFNLPLATRLFVEALQTVPADQWRLASQLGMGARAGFRLIEWPVLRQALPGVAGLVFMLCVTSFTIVLTLGGGPRATTLEVAIYQALRFDFDPARAVALTALQIVLTLAIVFVLSRFGAGTVAEASLSVAPRRFVSVSGGETALNGALILLALLFVAGPMAATVAAGLQAELGRLVMEPAVQRAALTSLVLALLSALLAAALSMALVMARQALALHRAGARRPLLEYLTDTGAGFVLVVPPIVVGAGWFILLRHVADVFAFAPVLVVTVNAVMAMPFALRALRPAYDAASARHERLCAQLGIGGWTRFRLIDWPSLRRPLATAAAFAMALSLGDLGVIALFGSDAVQTLPYLLLARMGSYRTADAAGLALLLGLACLALMFLSARLARETKP, from the coding sequence TTGGCCGATCGCGTCGCCTCCGAATACAGGGATCCGCGCGTCGCCGCCGGCATCGTGGCGCTGGCGGCGATCTCGCTGCTGATCGGCGGGGCCTTCGCCGGGCTGATCGTGGAGGGCATGCGCGATCTTTCCGGAGCGATTGCCGCTTTCGACCCCTACCTGTTCAGGGTTGCCCGCTTCACGCTGTGGCAGGCGCTGTTGTCTACGCTTTTGTCGGTCGTGCCGGCGCTGTTCGTGGCGCGGGCTTTCGTGCGCCATCCGGATTTTCCGGGGCGGGGCCTGATCCTTCAGCTTTTTGCGGTGCCGCTGGCTCTGCCGGCACTCGTGGCCGCACTTGGCGTGCTGGCGCTCTATGGTCGGGCCGGTTATTTCGCCGGCTTTCTTTCGATGCTGGGTGGCGAGACGTGGCCGGGCATCTACGGGCTTTCCGGTATCCTCGTAGCGCATGTGTTCTTCAATCTGCCGCTGGCGACGCGCCTGTTCGTCGAGGCCTTGCAGACAGTGCCGGCGGACCAGTGGCGGCTGGCGAGCCAGCTTGGCATGGGCGCGCGCGCCGGCTTCAGGCTGATCGAATGGCCGGTGCTGCGGCAGGCGCTGCCGGGTGTCGCCGGGCTGGTGTTCATGCTGTGCGTGACCTCCTTCACCATCGTTTTGACGCTCGGCGGCGGCCCGCGCGCCACCACACTGGAAGTGGCGATCTATCAGGCGCTGCGCTTCGATTTCGATCCCGCGCGCGCCGTGGCACTGACCGCTTTGCAGATCGTGCTGACGCTCGCCATCGTCTTCGTTCTCAGCCGTTTCGGGGCCGGCACCGTGGCCGAGGCCAGCCTCTCGGTGGCACCACGGCGGTTCGTTTCGGTGAGCGGCGGGGAGACGGCGCTGAACGGCGCGTTGATCCTGCTCGCCCTGCTGTTCGTGGCCGGACCCATGGCGGCCACCGTGGCGGCGGGGCTGCAGGCCGAGCTTGGCCGTCTCGTTATGGAGCCCGCCGTGCAGCGCGCCGCGCTGACCAGCCTCGTTCTGGCGCTGTTGTCGGCGTTGCTGGCGGCAGCCCTTTCCATGGCGCTGGTGATGGCAAGGCAGGCGCTTGCCCTGCACCGCGCCGGCGCGCGTAGGCCCTTGCTCGAATATCTCACCGATACGGGAGCAGGCTTCGTTCTGGTGGTGCCGCCCATCGTCGTCGGGGCGGGCTGGTTCATCTTGCTACGCCATGTGGCCGATGTGTTCGCTTTCGCGCCGGTGCTGGTCGTCACCGTCAATGCGGTGATGGCGATGCCCTTTGCGCTGAGGGCTTTGCGCCCGGCCTATGATGCGGCAAGCGCCCGTCACGAGCGGCTGTGCGCACAGCTCGGCATCGGCGGCTGGACGCGGTTTCGGCTGATCGACTGGCCTTCGCTGCGCCGGCCTCTGGCCACCGCCGCCGCCTTCGCCATGGCGCTGTCGCTGGGCGATCTGGGCGTCATCGCGCTGTTCGGCTCCGATGCGGTGCAGACGCTGCCCTATCTGCTTCTGGCGCGCATGGGCAGCTACCGTACTGCGGACGCGGCGGGGCTGGCGCTGCTTCTCGGGCTCGCCTGTCTCGCCCTGATGTTCCTGTCCGCCCGGCTGGCGAGGGAGACGAAGCCATGA
- a CDS encoding LysE family translocator, with amino-acid sequence MEIVVPSAASLGLFVVSAIALLIIPGPAVLYIVARSVAQGRKAGLVSDMGIHVATLVHVAAAALGLSALLASSAVAFSIVKYAGAAYLIWIGLRKIFGRDEEGGTDMQMKPHSYPRLFRDGFVVNLLNPKTALFFLAFLPQFVEVERGHVAMQIAFLGLVFTALGVVSDGCYAFAAGALGERLRQSRSYARFERYVSGVLFIGLGVSAAFAGNNRK; translated from the coding sequence ATGGAAATCGTTGTTCCCAGTGCGGCCAGTCTCGGGCTGTTCGTGGTCTCCGCCATCGCGCTGCTCATCATTCCGGGGCCAGCGGTGCTTTACATCGTGGCGCGTTCGGTGGCGCAGGGGCGCAAGGCCGGCCTGGTTTCCGACATGGGCATCCATGTCGCCACGCTGGTTCACGTCGCTGCCGCCGCGCTCGGCCTTTCGGCGCTGCTCGCCTCCTCGGCCGTTGCCTTCTCCATCGTCAAATATGCCGGTGCCGCCTATCTGATCTGGATCGGCCTGCGCAAGATTTTCGGACGTGACGAAGAGGGCGGCACGGACATGCAGATGAAGCCGCACAGCTATCCGCGCCTGTTTCGCGACGGCTTCGTCGTCAATCTGCTCAATCCCAAGACGGCCCTGTTCTTCCTGGCCTTCCTGCCGCAGTTCGTCGAGGTGGAGCGCGGGCATGTGGCCATGCAGATCGCCTTTCTGGGGCTGGTGTTCACGGCGCTCGGCGTGGTCAGCGACGGATGCTACGCTTTCGCGGCTGGGGCTCTGGGTGAGCGTCTGCGTCAAAGCCGCTCCTATGCCCGTTTCGAGCGCTATGTGAGCGGCGTGCTGTTCATCGGCCTTGGCGTCAGCGCCGCCTTCGCCGGGAACAACCGCAAATAG
- a CDS encoding adenylosuccinate synthase has product MANVVVVGSQWGDEGKGKIVDWLSERADVVVRFQGGHNAGHTLVVDGNVYKLSLLPSGVVRNKLSIIGNGVVFDPHAFVAEVAKLRGQGVEINPDNLKIAENTALILSLHRELDGFREDAASNSGTKIGTTRRGIGPAYEDKVGRRGIRVMDLADLETLPAKVDRLLTHHNALRKGLGHAEVAHEAIMQELTSVAGEILPYMDRVWKVLDDCRKAGERILFEGAQGTLLDIDHGTYPFVTSSNTVAGQAAAGSGIGPGALSYVLGITKAYTTRVGEGPFPTEQVNEIGEFLGTRGHEFGVVTGRKRRCGWFDAVLVRQAVAVNGIKGIALTKLDVLDGLDEIKVCTGYMLDGEKIDYLPASQGAQARVQPIYETLEGWKETTAGARSWNDLPAQAVKYVRHIEELIGAPVALLSTSPERDDTILVTDPFQD; this is encoded by the coding sequence ATGGCCAATGTGGTGGTCGTCGGCTCGCAATGGGGCGACGAAGGCAAGGGCAAGATCGTGGACTGGCTGTCGGAGCGCGCCGATGTGGTGGTGCGTTTTCAGGGCGGGCACAATGCCGGGCATACGCTCGTCGTCGATGGCAACGTCTACAAGCTGTCGCTGCTGCCTTCGGGCGTGGTGCGCAACAAGCTCTCCATCATCGGCAATGGCGTGGTCTTCGATCCGCATGCCTTCGTGGCCGAAGTGGCCAAGCTGCGCGGGCAGGGCGTGGAAATTAATCCCGACAACCTGAAAATCGCCGAAAATACCGCGCTTATTCTTTCCCTGCACAGGGAACTGGACGGTTTCCGCGAAGACGCGGCCTCCAATTCCGGAACGAAGATCGGAACGACGCGGCGCGGCATCGGTCCTGCCTATGAGGACAAGGTCGGCCGCCGTGGCATCAGGGTGATGGATCTGGCGGATCTCGAAACACTGCCGGCAAAGGTGGACCGTCTGCTGACGCATCACAATGCGTTGCGCAAGGGGCTGGGCCACGCCGAGGTGGCGCATGAGGCGATCATGCAGGAGCTGACGTCGGTCGCCGGCGAGATCCTGCCCTACATGGACCGCGTGTGGAAGGTGCTGGACGATTGCCGCAAGGCGGGCGAGCGCATCCTGTTCGAGGGCGCACAGGGCACGCTGCTCGACATAGACCATGGCACTTATCCTTTCGTGACCTCGTCCAACACGGTGGCCGGGCAGGCCGCCGCCGGCTCCGGCATCGGGCCCGGCGCGCTCAGCTATGTGCTCGGCATCACCAAGGCCTACACCACGCGCGTCGGCGAAGGCCCGTTCCCGACCGAGCAGGTCAATGAGATCGGCGAGTTCCTCGGCACGCGCGGCCATGAATTCGGCGTCGTCACCGGCCGCAAGCGCCGCTGCGGCTGGTTCGATGCCGTGCTGGTGCGCCAGGCCGTCGCCGTCAACGGCATCAAGGGCATCGCGCTCACCAAGCTCGACGTGCTCGACGGTCTCGACGAGATCAAGGTGTGCACCGGCTATATGCTCGATGGCGAGAAGATCGACTATCTGCCGGCCAGCCAGGGCGCGCAGGCTCGTGTACAGCCCATCTACGAGACGCTGGAAGGCTGGAAGGAAACGACCGCCGGCGCGCGCAGCTGGAACGATCTGCCGGCGCAGGCAGTTAAGTATGTGCGCCACATCGAGGAACTGATCGGCGCCCCGGTGGCGCTGCTTTCCACCAGCCCGGAGCGGGACGACACGATACTTGTGACGGACCCGTTTCAGGATTAA
- a CDS encoding DMT family transporter translates to MTKPVAANRPMTPAEWATLLCLSLLWGGSFFFNAIAVRELPVFTVVVGRVVVAAVLMLVLLRATGLKLPTGRRIWAAFFVIGLANNAIPFSLIVGGQQHIAAGVASILNAATPLFTVLFAHFLTADEKMTGNRFIGVVIGFLGVAVMVGIDAVQDLGSHVTAQLMCLSATVSYALASIYGRRFRTMGVAPLVTATGQVVTASILLVPVMLVVDRPWELPMPSMAAIGAVAGLAVLSTALAYVLFFRLLASAGASNLALVTFLVPVSAILLGFLFLNEVLLPRHLAGMALIGLGLAAIDGRLWRALAGRRVPPPADGA, encoded by the coding sequence ATGACGAAACCAGTTGCGGCCAACCGGCCGATGACCCCGGCGGAATGGGCAACCCTGTTGTGCCTGTCGCTGTTATGGGGCGGGTCGTTCTTCTTCAACGCCATCGCGGTGCGGGAACTGCCGGTGTTCACCGTCGTGGTGGGGCGCGTGGTGGTGGCGGCGGTGCTGATGCTTGTCCTGTTGAGGGCGACGGGGCTGAAACTGCCGACCGGCAGGCGCATATGGGCGGCCTTTTTCGTCATCGGCCTTGCCAACAACGCCATTCCCTTTTCGCTGATCGTCGGCGGCCAGCAGCATATCGCGGCCGGCGTCGCCTCCATCCTCAACGCGGCGACGCCGCTGTTCACCGTGCTATTCGCGCATTTCCTGACTGCGGACGAAAAGATGACGGGCAACCGCTTCATCGGTGTGGTCATCGGTTTTCTGGGCGTTGCCGTCATGGTCGGCATCGATGCGGTGCAGGATCTGGGCAGCCATGTCACGGCGCAGCTGATGTGCCTGTCGGCCACGGTGTCCTATGCGCTGGCCAGCATTTACGGGCGGCGCTTCCGCACCATGGGCGTGGCGCCGCTGGTGACGGCGACCGGGCAGGTGGTGACCGCCAGCATCCTTTTGGTACCGGTCATGCTGGTGGTGGACAGGCCGTGGGAACTGCCGATGCCGTCAATGGCGGCAATCGGCGCCGTGGCGGGGCTTGCGGTGCTTTCGACGGCGCTTGCCTATGTGCTGTTCTTCAGATTGCTGGCATCAGCCGGAGCCAGCAATCTGGCACTGGTCACCTTCCTTGTGCCGGTCAGCGCCATTCTGCTTGGCTTCCTGTTTCTCAACGAGGTGCTGCTGCCGCGCCATCTGGCCGGCATGGCGCTGATCGGCCTCGGCCTCGCCGCGATCGACGGAAGGCTGTGGCGGGCGCTGGCCGGGCGACGCGTGCCGCCGCCCGCGGACGGGGCCTGA
- a CDS encoding M48 family metalloprotease, which yields MQESAFRPSAKPVTVDNVTANNKLAELARAQHPRILATYGGEYSDPKLERMVAKVIGSLTTVSANPTQNYRITILNSPNVNAFALPGGYLYITRGLLALANDSSELAAVVAHEMGHVTANHGLQRQRLEAEEGLATKVVSDVLGDSPTAKAALIRGKLRLAQFSRNQELEADVIGIRSVGEAGYDPYAASRFLQSMSAYTDFRSVSGATDASLDFLATHPNTPQRIELALRHARQFGQPGTGTRDRDSYLAGIDGLLYGDTPDEGYVRGNNFLHPKLGISFSVPDGFMIDNSAAAVTATGPGDMAVRFDGVSLDPNRSLSDYIRSGWVAGLETDSVRETTINGSPAATARARAEGWQFDVTVIRAGSQVYRLLTAAPAASTSLDSVARAVGGSFRVLTQAEKDALKPLRIRVVTVRPGQTMGMLAAQMVGVDRKLDLFRVLNALAPGATLSAGDKVKIVTDR from the coding sequence ATGCAGGAATCGGCGTTCCGGCCATCCGCGAAGCCCGTGACGGTGGACAACGTCACCGCCAACAATAAGCTGGCGGAACTGGCGCGCGCGCAGCATCCCAGAATTCTGGCGACCTATGGCGGCGAATATTCCGATCCCAAGCTGGAGCGCATGGTGGCCAAGGTCATCGGCAGCCTGACCACGGTTTCGGCGAATCCGACCCAGAACTACCGCATCACCATTCTCAATTCGCCCAACGTCAACGCCTTCGCGCTGCCGGGCGGCTATCTCTACATCACGCGCGGGCTTTTGGCGCTCGCCAATGATTCATCGGAGCTGGCGGCTGTGGTGGCGCATGAGATGGGCCACGTCACCGCCAATCACGGGCTCCAGAGGCAGCGGCTGGAAGCGGAAGAGGGACTGGCCACCAAGGTCGTCTCCGACGTTCTGGGCGACAGCCCGACCGCCAAGGCAGCCCTCATCCGCGGCAAGCTGAGGCTCGCCCAGTTCTCGCGCAATCAGGAACTGGAAGCCGACGTCATCGGCATCCGGTCGGTGGGTGAGGCGGGCTATGATCCTTATGCGGCGAGCCGCTTCCTGCAATCCATGTCGGCCTACACCGATTTCCGCTCGGTCAGCGGAGCGACCGACGCCAGTCTCGATTTTCTCGCGACACATCCGAATACACCGCAGCGCATCGAACTGGCGCTGCGCCACGCGCGCCAGTTCGGCCAGCCGGGCACCGGTACGCGCGATCGCGACAGCTATCTGGCCGGCATAGACGGTCTGCTCTATGGCGACACGCCCGATGAAGGCTATGTGCGCGGCAACAATTTCCTGCATCCGAAGCTCGGCATCTCCTTCTCCGTGCCGGATGGCTTCATGATCGACAATTCGGCCGCCGCCGTGACCGCTACGGGTCCGGGCGACATGGCGGTGCGCTTCGATGGCGTGTCGCTCGATCCGAACCGCTCGCTGTCAGACTATATCCGCAGCGGCTGGGTGGCGGGCCTCGAAACGGACAGTGTGCGTGAAACGACCATCAACGGCAGCCCGGCGGCAACCGCGCGGGCGCGGGCCGAAGGCTGGCAGTTCGACGTCACCGTGATCCGGGCCGGCAGTCAGGTCTACCGGCTTTTGACCGCGGCACCCGCAGCCAGCACGTCGCTCGACAGCGTGGCAAGGGCGGTCGGCGGCTCCTTCCGGGTTCTTACGCAGGCGGAGAAGGATGCCCTCAAGCCGCTTCGCATCCGGGTCGTGACCGTCAGGCCCGGCCAGACCATGGGCATGCTGGCGGCGCAGATGGTAGGCGTCGATCGCAAGCTCGACCTGTTTCGGGTGCTGAATGCGCTGGCGCCGGGAGCGACGCTTTCAGCCGGAGACAAGGTCAAGATCGTCACCGACAGGTAG